In Natrinema sp. SYSU A 869, the following proteins share a genomic window:
- a CDS encoding fumarylacetoacetate hydrolase family protein, giving the protein MKYLARTADGQPLLGDDEGFVPLSSAAPDIASIQDALPYAASGTLPDIDNAPADRIDRQHVRFGPPLSRFGKLWGIGLNYAEHAGDLDEQRPDEPASFLKPANAVTGPGGPIRLPPTDQSDDVTAEAELAVLIGRECRNVNDEAVDDVIAGYLPVIDMTAEDILQRNPRFLTRAKSFDSFLVVGPMIAVPDESPTLEDVTVQTIVNETVAAENEVNNMLFPPREIVSFHSDVMTLEPGDLFSTGTPGAEGIDPGDHVRASVETIGSVDAPVVR; this is encoded by the coding sequence ATGAAGTACCTTGCACGAACGGCCGACGGGCAACCGCTACTCGGTGACGATGAGGGGTTCGTCCCCCTTTCATCGGCCGCTCCGGACATAGCGAGCATCCAGGATGCGCTTCCGTACGCTGCAAGCGGAACGCTACCCGACATCGACAACGCTCCCGCTGATCGGATCGACCGCCAGCACGTCCGGTTCGGGCCGCCGCTCTCGCGGTTCGGCAAACTCTGGGGAATTGGCCTGAACTATGCCGAACACGCCGGCGATCTGGATGAGCAACGGCCCGACGAACCCGCGAGTTTCCTGAAACCGGCGAACGCGGTTACCGGTCCCGGTGGGCCGATCCGGCTCCCACCGACCGACCAGAGCGACGACGTGACGGCGGAAGCCGAACTCGCCGTGCTGATCGGTCGGGAGTGTCGCAACGTCAACGATGAGGCGGTCGACGACGTGATCGCGGGCTATCTTCCCGTTATCGACATGACCGCTGAGGACATCCTCCAGCGGAATCCGCGATTTCTCACGCGGGCCAAGAGTTTCGACTCGTTCCTCGTCGTCGGCCCGATGATCGCCGTTCCGGATGAATCGCCAACCCTCGAGGACGTGACGGTCCAGACAATCGTCAATGAGACGGTCGCGGCCGAGAACGAGGTCAATAATATGCTGTTCCCGCCGCGAGAGATCGTCTCCTTCCACTCGGACGTGATGACGCTCGAACCGGGCGATCTCTTCAGCACGGGGACACCCGGTGCGGAAGGGATCGATCCAGGCGATCACGTTCGTGCGTCCGTCGAGACTATCGGCTCCGTCGATGCACCGGTCGTCCGCTGA
- a CDS encoding SDR family oxidoreductase: MDLQLTDNAALVTASSSGLGKASAKALAREGANVVINGRNEERLEAAKAEIEKVATGRVVAQPGDLTNEDDIETLVETTVEEFGGIDHLVTSAGGPPSGPFLDTDDNDWYEAYDLLVMSVVRLAREAEPHLKDGEGTGTIVNITSRSVKEAIDSLVLSNSVRMSVIGLEKTLSKEFAPKVRTNAVLPGPHETERIENLVDQAVERGDYDSYEEGLDDWASNPLDRIGNPMELGNTVAFLSSPLSGYINGESVLIDGGSTGANL, from the coding sequence ATGGATCTCCAGCTCACAGACAATGCAGCGCTCGTAACGGCCTCCTCGAGTGGCCTCGGAAAAGCGTCCGCGAAGGCGCTCGCCCGCGAAGGTGCGAACGTCGTTATCAACGGACGCAACGAGGAACGCCTTGAGGCAGCGAAAGCCGAGATCGAGAAGGTCGCGACGGGACGGGTCGTCGCCCAACCGGGCGACCTTACGAACGAGGACGACATCGAGACGCTGGTCGAAACGACCGTTGAGGAGTTCGGCGGGATCGACCATCTCGTGACGAGCGCGGGCGGCCCGCCGTCCGGCCCGTTCCTCGACACGGATGACAACGACTGGTACGAGGCGTACGATCTGCTCGTGATGAGCGTCGTCCGCCTGGCACGCGAGGCCGAACCCCACCTCAAGGACGGCGAGGGAACGGGAACGATCGTGAACATCACCTCCAGAAGCGTCAAGGAAGCCATCGACAGCCTCGTGCTGTCGAACTCGGTTCGGATGAGCGTCATCGGTCTCGAGAAGACGCTCTCGAAGGAGTTCGCTCCCAAAGTGCGGACAAACGCCGTGCTTCCCGGTCCGCACGAAACCGAACGGATCGAGAACCTCGTCGACCAAGCGGTTGAGCGCGGCGACTACGACTCCTACGAGGAGGGACTCGACGACTGGGCGAGCAATCCGCTCGATCGGATCGGCAATCCGATGGAACTCGGGAACACCGTTGCTTTCCTCTCGTCGCCACTGTCGGGCTATATCAACGGTGAAAGCGTGCTGATCGACGGCGGTTCCACGGGGGCGAATCTATGA
- a CDS encoding NAD(P)H-dependent oxidoreductase, protein MWRYRRRLKADDRSLTEILVVQGTVRDGRKSIHPARYVTDRFHEKGHDVELFDMKDYEIPLFRNRRDAVSDPHPDVDEFGQKVEAADALVIVAPEYNHSIPGTLKNLLDHLFPEYEDKPFSYVTVSAGGFGGVRALSHLHDITLEFNAHPGPDLPVSNVRDAFDEDGTLIDETYEDRFEEFIEAVVDHAEQFVPSAIDTNPETSA, encoded by the coding sequence GTGTGGCGATACCGGAGGAGACTGAAAGCCGATGACCGCTCTCTCACTGAAATTCTCGTCGTACAGGGAACTGTCCGGGATGGTCGAAAGTCGATCCATCCTGCCCGGTATGTCACTGACCGATTCCACGAGAAGGGCCACGACGTCGAATTGTTCGACATGAAGGACTACGAAATTCCCTTGTTCAGGAACCGGCGTGACGCAGTCAGCGACCCGCACCCTGACGTGGACGAGTTCGGCCAGAAAGTCGAGGCGGCGGATGCACTCGTCATCGTCGCGCCGGAGTACAACCACTCGATTCCCGGCACGCTGAAGAACCTGCTCGACCACCTGTTTCCCGAGTACGAAGACAAGCCATTCTCCTATGTCACCGTATCAGCGGGTGGATTCGGCGGCGTCCGTGCGCTGAGCCATCTCCATGATATCACACTGGAGTTCAACGCTCACCCTGGGCCTGATCTACCCGTCTCGAATGTGCGTGATGCCTTCGACGAGGACGGGACCCTCATCGACGAGACATACGAAGATCGGTTCGAGGAGTTCATTGAAGCGGTCGTTGACCATGCCGAACAGTTCGTCCCATCTGCTATCGACACCAACCCGGAGACGAGTGCATGA
- a CDS encoding cupin domain-containing protein yields MRPVDFDDAETYEPEDGWRRVSMAGSDQFSFEWFEKPPGHSSPMHDHENEQVCLCLEGELTVATEDDKATLEKFDSVLFESGEPHRVENTGDELAVGLDVFAPGRSFDFWTERDE; encoded by the coding sequence ATGAGACCAGTCGACTTCGACGATGCAGAGACGTACGAACCCGAGGACGGCTGGCGACGCGTCTCGATGGCCGGGAGCGACCAGTTCTCCTTCGAGTGGTTCGAGAAACCACCTGGACACAGTTCGCCGATGCACGACCACGAGAACGAGCAGGTCTGTCTCTGTCTCGAGGGCGAACTCACGGTCGCGACCGAGGACGATAAAGCGACGCTGGAAAAGTTCGATTCCGTCCTCTTCGAGTCCGGGGAACCCCACCGCGTCGAGAACACGGGTGACGAACTGGCGGTCGGACTGGACGTGTTCGCACCCGGTCGATCGTTCGACTTCTGGACCGAGAGAGACGAATGA
- a CDS encoding IclR family transcriptional regulator, producing MGSTKTSFEIVHVLQENGPSRLSEIADELDLTESTTHRHLNTLCDLRYVSRQGERYQIGLRFARLGQGARTRDPAYETARPYVQNLAEETRERSQFVVEGYGLGIYIHVETGSEAVRVGFDVGRQIHLHCSSAGKSILAQYPRDRVDEIFDRWNLPALTENTITDREELYDELERVRERGVAFNREEHVDGINGTAVPVTQDGSVLGALAVAGPSHRLNGERLEEEVPNMLLAAANELELNITYSSSDSPADHIVE from the coding sequence ATCGGGAGTACGAAGACGAGCTTCGAGATCGTTCACGTACTTCAGGAGAACGGTCCCTCCCGTCTCTCTGAAATCGCCGACGAACTCGATCTCACGGAGAGTACCACACATCGTCATCTCAACACGCTCTGTGACCTCCGGTACGTCTCGCGGCAGGGCGAACGATACCAGATCGGGCTCCGGTTCGCACGGCTGGGACAAGGGGCACGGACGCGAGACCCGGCGTACGAGACGGCACGGCCGTACGTCCAGAACCTCGCCGAGGAGACCCGCGAGCGATCGCAGTTCGTCGTCGAAGGCTACGGACTCGGCATTTACATTCACGTGGAAACCGGCAGCGAAGCCGTGCGAGTCGGGTTCGACGTCGGTCGACAGATCCATCTCCATTGTTCGTCGGCGGGCAAGTCGATCCTCGCGCAGTACCCGCGGGACCGGGTCGACGAAATCTTCGATCGATGGAACCTGCCGGCGCTCACCGAGAACACCATCACCGATCGCGAGGAACTGTACGACGAACTTGAGCGGGTCCGAGAGCGCGGCGTCGCCTTCAATCGGGAGGAACACGTCGACGGAATCAACGGAACCGCAGTCCCCGTTACGCAGGACGGATCGGTGCTCGGTGCGCTCGCCGTCGCGGGGCCGTCCCATCGGCTGAACGGCGAGCGACTCGAGGAGGAGGTTCCGAACATGCTGCTCGCAGCTGCGAATGAACTCGAACTAAATATCACCTACTCGTCGTCCGATAGCCCGGCCGACCACATCGTCGAGTGA
- a CDS encoding helix-turn-helix domain-containing protein, whose translation MTEFDPVPESDTARRRWQEGTDTFGRVYDAVLGVTSPTSYTEIAELADCSPNAAKKHLERLAEMGIVRADRENSPAQYQRNDGYLEWQDASRIANELSIDEIIDRVAALEERRTEYEDQFGTTDPTEVSVFDHDDHEAVHKRMTAINEWQGTIRDIRLYELARQLSQNDGHLIPA comes from the coding sequence ATGACCGAGTTCGATCCGGTTCCAGAATCCGACACTGCTCGGCGACGGTGGCAAGAGGGCACGGATACGTTTGGTCGTGTCTACGACGCTGTCCTTGGGGTTACGTCGCCCACTTCGTACACTGAAATCGCAGAGCTTGCGGACTGCTCTCCGAACGCCGCAAAAAAGCATCTCGAGCGTCTGGCCGAGATGGGTATCGTTCGAGCAGACCGAGAAAATTCCCCCGCCCAGTACCAACGGAATGATGGCTATCTCGAGTGGCAGGATGCCAGCCGAATTGCAAATGAACTCTCTATCGACGAGATTATCGACCGTGTAGCGGCGCTTGAAGAGCGTCGCACGGAGTACGAGGACCAGTTCGGAACTACCGACCCAACAGAGGTCTCCGTGTTCGATCACGATGATCACGAGGCAGTCCACAAACGAATGACTGCGATCAATGAGTGGCAAGGCACTATTCGAGATATTCGGCTGTACGAACTTGCTCGACAACTCTCCCAGAACGATGGGCATCTAATTCCAGCCTGA
- a CDS encoding FAD-binding oxidoreductase has product MATATKDDAEIKRLEETLRGELIQPDDPEFDDARAIYNAMIDKHPRLITRCANVADVLAAVKFGRQHDLDTAIRSGGHNGAGLGTVDDGLVIDLSNMTGIRVDPEAKTVLVEPGCTWGDVDHATHAFGLATVSGVVSTTGVGGLTLGGGHGYLSRKYGLAIDNLLSADVVLADGRLVHASEDEHPDLFWALRGGGGNFGVVTSFEFQLHPVETVVAGPTFWPIEELENTMRWYREWLPDAPEDVYAVYLTAEVPGDPFPEEIHGEKVCGLVWCYLGPEDQAEDVIQPARDIAEPLFEHVEKMPYPALQSMFDDLLPPGDQWYWKGDFMHELTDDVIAEHRRFAEVPTPQSGTHLYPIDEAVHHIDGNETAWAHRDVTWSMVIFGVDPDPDKSDLITEWTRDYWEAVHPHSAGASYVNFMMEEGSDRIRATYGDNYERLEEIKARYDPENFFHVNQNIEPAT; this is encoded by the coding sequence ATGGCAACAGCAACGAAAGACGACGCGGAAATTAAGCGATTAGAGGAGACGCTCCGAGGGGAGTTGATCCAACCCGACGATCCAGAGTTCGACGACGCGCGCGCCATCTACAACGCGATGATAGACAAGCATCCGCGACTGATCACTCGGTGCGCCAACGTTGCAGACGTCCTCGCAGCCGTGAAATTTGGGCGTCAACACGATCTCGATACTGCGATCCGCAGCGGTGGTCACAACGGTGCCGGTCTCGGCACGGTTGATGACGGACTCGTCATCGACCTTTCGAACATGACCGGTATTCGCGTCGATCCCGAGGCGAAGACCGTCCTCGTCGAACCCGGATGCACCTGGGGTGATGTGGATCACGCCACCCACGCCTTCGGACTAGCGACGGTCAGCGGGGTCGTCTCTACAACCGGTGTCGGTGGACTGACCCTCGGCGGCGGTCATGGCTATCTGAGCCGCAAGTATGGCTTGGCCATCGATAATTTGCTGAGTGCAGACGTTGTGCTGGCCGACGGACGACTGGTTCATGCGAGCGAGGACGAACACCCGGACCTCTTCTGGGCGCTGCGCGGAGGTGGCGGTAACTTCGGCGTCGTCACCTCGTTCGAGTTCCAGCTGCATCCGGTCGAGACGGTCGTCGCTGGGCCGACGTTCTGGCCGATCGAGGAGCTTGAGAACACTATGCGCTGGTACCGGGAATGGTTGCCGGACGCACCGGAGGACGTCTACGCCGTCTACCTTACTGCCGAGGTGCCGGGTGACCCCTTCCCGGAAGAGATCCACGGCGAGAAGGTCTGTGGTCTTGTATGGTGCTATCTGGGGCCGGAGGATCAGGCCGAAGACGTGATTCAACCGGCTCGAGATATCGCCGAACCGCTGTTCGAACATGTCGAGAAGATGCCGTACCCGGCGCTACAGAGCATGTTCGACGATCTTCTCCCGCCGGGTGACCAGTGGTACTGGAAGGGCGACTTCATGCACGAACTGACCGACGATGTCATCGCCGAACATCGGCGCTTCGCCGAAGTGCCGACGCCACAGTCGGGGACGCACCTCTATCCAATCGACGAGGCTGTCCATCACATAGACGGGAACGAAACCGCATGGGCCCATCGTGATGTTACCTGGTCGATGGTCATCTTCGGCGTCGATCCGGATCCGGATAAGAGCGACCTGATCACCGAGTGGACCCGAGACTACTGGGAAGCGGTCCACCCGCATTCGGCCGGTGCATCGTACGTCAACTTCATGATGGAAGAGGGATCGGATCGAATTCGAGCCACCTACGGCGACAACTACGAGCGGTTGGAGGAAATCAAGGCGAGGTACGATCCCGAGAACTTCTTCCACGTGAACCAGAACATCGAGCCGGCAACATGA
- a CDS encoding MFS transporter, whose product MVHTYELSIPILMLLWVSEFSISIGSLAVVVSAGYAMFGLGALPSGVLSDIYGSRTLIVCCLVGMGASFLLLSVAPSLPVLVLALVCWGVAASVYHPAGLALISTGTVDRGSAFAYHGMAGNAGIALGPLATALLLLVVDWRFVTMLLSIPALFVALYALTVRFNETAGTNERQADTDSSDTTSATSLSELWIGSKALFATGFSIVFVIVMLNGLFYRGALTLLPEILTTLLEPAVGDIQVFNPDSPMAAEFEPSRYFYTGLLMVGIGGQYVGGKLTERIPTERGLMAVFGSLAVTALAFVPAARANIVLLALVSAVLGFLLFMIQPLYQATIAQYSPANARGLSYGFTYVGTFGIGALGAAITGIIYDGFGTFAMFMTLAGFALLASLLSYSLLASGYTGASPDAVKTGDD is encoded by the coding sequence ATGGTGCATACCTACGAACTCTCTATCCCGATTCTCATGCTCTTGTGGGTTAGCGAATTTTCAATTTCGATCGGATCCCTTGCCGTCGTCGTTTCCGCGGGCTACGCCATGTTCGGGTTGGGAGCGCTCCCGAGCGGTGTTCTCTCTGACATCTATGGATCGCGAACGCTGATCGTCTGCTGTCTCGTCGGAATGGGCGCGTCATTTCTACTCCTGAGTGTCGCACCGAGTCTCCCCGTCCTCGTCCTCGCACTGGTTTGCTGGGGTGTCGCAGCGAGTGTCTATCACCCGGCGGGGCTTGCACTCATCAGCACAGGTACCGTCGATCGCGGCTCCGCGTTCGCCTATCACGGGATGGCAGGGAATGCTGGAATCGCACTCGGTCCACTGGCGACTGCCCTACTCTTGCTCGTCGTCGACTGGCGGTTCGTCACTATGCTGCTGTCGATTCCCGCCCTGTTCGTCGCGTTATACGCACTGACGGTTCGATTCAACGAAACTGCAGGAACGAACGAGCGACAGGCCGATACCGACTCGAGCGACACGACCTCGGCCACGTCGCTGTCTGAGCTGTGGATCGGCTCGAAAGCACTGTTTGCCACCGGTTTCAGCATCGTCTTCGTCATCGTGATGCTCAACGGACTGTTTTATCGCGGGGCACTAACCTTGTTACCCGAGATACTCACCACGCTGCTCGAGCCAGCCGTCGGGGACATCCAGGTATTCAACCCGGACTCCCCGATGGCGGCGGAGTTCGAACCGTCCCGGTACTTCTATACGGGACTCCTGATGGTTGGCATCGGCGGGCAGTACGTCGGCGGGAAACTCACCGAACGAATCCCGACCGAACGGGGTCTGATGGCCGTATTCGGCTCACTCGCGGTCACCGCGCTCGCTTTCGTTCCCGCTGCACGGGCGAATATCGTCTTGCTTGCCCTGGTCAGTGCGGTGCTCGGATTCCTGCTCTTTATGATCCAGCCGCTCTATCAGGCGACGATTGCACAGTACTCCCCGGCGAACGCTCGCGGCCTCTCCTACGGATTCACGTACGTGGGCACGTTCGGAATCGGCGCACTCGGAGCCGCCATCACCGGGATCATCTATGATGGCTTCGGTACGTTCGCGATGTTTATGACGCTCGCCGGGTTCGCGCTCCTCGCGTCCCTTCTCAGCTATTCGCTGCTCGCCAGTGGCTATACTGGGGCGAGCCCAGACGCAGTGAAAACGGGTGATGATTAG
- a CDS encoding DUF362 domain-containing protein — MEFPDQADVANLIDPQPAPSFARVSYEPPTETLADPLETVRSELDQLAFEELEPGSTVAVGVGSRGIHLIADVVAETVAALENRGFKPVVVPAMGSHGGATPEGQREILAALGITEERIGAPIDARMDATKLDNVDVNGTTTPVYFADAALEADAVMVINRVKPHTNFTGRIESGLCKMLTVGLGKQQGAQAFHSTALALGYVPTIESLTAAIRDEVPLLGGLALVENFYEETGVIEAIPAASFEEREPDLLERARAEMATLPVNDIDLLVVDELGKEISGAGMDTNVIGRYRVLNAPDPETPAIDLIYTRGLTNETSGNGNGIGLADITRRAAVEQLDLQKTYANALTSGSLAKAKLPPVAPNDELALRVALNALGGYDPKTVRIVWIENTTDLDEFYVSDALLEDIADDVINRERVQLTFDDGTASFE; from the coding sequence ATGGAGTTTCCCGATCAGGCCGACGTAGCGAACCTCATCGATCCACAACCCGCCCCGTCGTTCGCCCGGGTCAGCTACGAACCGCCAACCGAGACCCTCGCCGATCCGCTGGAGACGGTCCGTTCGGAACTGGATCAGCTCGCGTTCGAGGAACTCGAGCCGGGCTCGACGGTGGCCGTCGGCGTCGGCAGCAGAGGAATCCACCTGATCGCCGATGTCGTTGCCGAGACAGTCGCAGCTCTCGAGAATCGGGGATTCAAACCGGTCGTCGTTCCGGCGATGGGGAGTCATGGCGGTGCGACTCCCGAGGGCCAACGCGAAATTCTCGCGGCACTAGGTATTACCGAGGAACGCATCGGTGCCCCGATCGATGCGCGCATGGATGCAACAAAACTCGACAACGTGGACGTCAACGGGACCACGACGCCAGTCTACTTCGCCGACGCCGCCCTCGAGGCCGACGCAGTGATGGTGATCAACCGAGTCAAGCCGCACACGAACTTCACTGGACGGATCGAGAGCGGTCTCTGTAAGATGCTCACGGTCGGACTCGGCAAGCAACAGGGTGCGCAAGCGTTCCACTCGACGGCGCTCGCGTTGGGGTACGTGCCGACGATCGAGTCACTCACCGCGGCTATCAGGGACGAAGTTCCGTTGCTCGGTGGACTCGCGCTCGTCGAAAATTTCTATGAAGAAACGGGCGTCATCGAGGCGATTCCGGCGGCCTCGTTCGAAGAGCGTGAACCGGACCTGCTGGAACGTGCACGAGCGGAAATGGCGACGCTTCCGGTCAACGACATCGATCTGCTCGTCGTCGACGAACTCGGGAAGGAGATTTCCGGTGCGGGAATGGACACGAACGTAATCGGCAGATACCGCGTCCTCAACGCGCCCGATCCCGAAACGCCTGCGATCGATCTCATCTACACCCGCGGTCTCACGAACGAGACGAGCGGCAACGGAAACGGAATCGGGCTAGCAGATATCACCCGTCGAGCCGCCGTTGAGCAACTTGATTTGCAGAAAACGTACGCGAACGCGTTGACGAGTGGATCACTCGCCAAAGCGAAGCTACCCCCAGTCGCGCCGAACGATGAACTGGCACTCAGGGTCGCGCTGAACGCCCTCGGCGGCTACGACCCGAAAACGGTTAGAATCGTCTGGATCGAGAACACAACTGACCTCGACGAGTTCTACGTCTCGGACGCCCTGCTCGAGGATATCGCAGATGATGTCATCAATCGCGAGCGAGTACAGCTCACGTTCGACGATGGGACGGCGTCGTTCGAGTGA
- a CDS encoding luciferase family protein, translated as MNPIESTVSEWPGVEVDSHDRGGGREFTLAGREIGHVHRGKLVDIPFAKQIRDILLAEERAEKHHVIPDSGWVSYRVQSDEDVEGQSGSFA; from the coding sequence ATGAATCCAATTGAATCCACCGTCAGTGAATGGCCCGGTGTGGAAGTTGATTCCCACGACCGTGGCGGTGGGCGCGAGTTTACCCTCGCTGGACGGGAGATTGGCCACGTTCACCGTGGCAAGCTCGTCGACATTCCATTCGCCAAGCAAATCCGTGATATCCTCCTCGCGGAGGAACGAGCCGAAAAACACCACGTCATACCTGATTCCGGATGGGTGTCCTATCGCGTCCAATCAGACGAAGACGTCGAGGGGCAGTCTGGCTCCTTCGCGTAG
- a CDS encoding MFS transporter translates to MSGETELPHPHLAQGTLLLASMLTIMAGATISPALPAIQREFANAPNAAVLVALVLTMHGLFIAVGAPVIGALADRYGRRWLLLVSIVVYALAGGSGFVLDSLVTILAGRAVLGLAVAGVMVTVTALITDYYEENRRDTILGRQGAFMSIGGVVLLPLAGVLADIGWRVPFLVYTVALVLLPAMAFALPEPNRREPTGERLTSIDDLRRTLAQFPLGTLALITALGLVGQIIFYVIPVQIPFYLETRTGANSTMIGAALAVSTGAGGVASLLYGCIRRSLSVLGIVALTFGFMSIGYAVIGVSGTVPGVVVGLAVAGAGSGFLLTNLNAWIAAVSPESVRGRALSALTSAFFLGQFLSPLVVQPVSDTLGLGTTFVGSGYCWRAERSCSRSQACLSRHLPSRIPNPPRSNSR, encoded by the coding sequence ATGAGCGGCGAGACGGAACTTCCACACCCGCATCTCGCCCAGGGAACGCTGTTGCTCGCCAGCATGCTCACGATCATGGCGGGAGCGACGATTTCCCCGGCATTACCCGCCATTCAGCGAGAGTTTGCGAATGCGCCGAACGCGGCGGTGCTCGTTGCGCTCGTTCTCACCATGCATGGCCTGTTCATCGCGGTCGGGGCGCCCGTCATCGGTGCGCTTGCTGACCGGTACGGCCGCCGGTGGTTGTTGCTGGTCTCGATAGTCGTCTACGCGCTCGCGGGTGGCTCGGGGTTCGTGCTCGATTCACTGGTGACGATTCTTGCCGGCCGGGCTGTACTGGGACTGGCCGTCGCAGGCGTGATGGTGACGGTGACCGCACTGATCACCGACTACTACGAGGAGAACCGCCGGGATACGATCCTCGGGCGACAGGGTGCCTTCATGTCCATCGGTGGCGTCGTTCTGTTGCCGCTCGCAGGCGTGCTCGCCGATATCGGCTGGCGGGTTCCCTTCCTCGTCTACACGGTGGCGTTGGTACTCCTCCCGGCAATGGCGTTCGCGTTGCCAGAGCCGAACCGCCGCGAACCCACGGGAGAGCGCTTGACGAGTATCGATGACCTTCGCCGGACGCTCGCTCAGTTCCCTCTCGGAACGCTTGCGCTTATCACCGCGCTCGGGTTGGTCGGCCAGATAATCTTCTACGTAATCCCTGTTCAGATTCCGTTCTACCTCGAAACACGGACGGGAGCAAATAGCACGATGATCGGCGCTGCGTTGGCGGTGTCGACGGGAGCCGGTGGGGTCGCCTCGCTGCTATATGGTTGCATCCGTCGGTCCCTGAGTGTGCTCGGTATCGTTGCGCTCACATTTGGATTCATGAGTATAGGGTATGCCGTAATCGGGGTGAGTGGGACGGTTCCCGGTGTTGTCGTTGGTCTGGCGGTCGCAGGTGCTGGGAGTGGGTTCCTCCTGACGAATCTCAATGCATGGATCGCGGCGGTCTCCCCGGAATCGGTTCGCGGGCGGGCGCTTAGTGCCTTGACGAGCGCGTTCTTCCTCGGACAGTTTCTCTCACCACTCGTGGTCCAGCCAGTAAGCGATACTCTGGGCCTTGGAACGACGTTTGTCGGGTCGGGGTATTGCTGGCGGGCGGAGCGATCGTGTTCGCGCTCGCAAGCGTGTCTGTCACGCCACCTTCCAAGTCGGATCCCGAACCCGCCACGCAGCAACAGTCGATGA
- a CDS encoding mannonate dehydratase translates to MAFLNSLTKPLSRIIGLEGTMPTTTSLNDQTENIQTDPEEMRVAIGTYKPATDDFLRFASQLGVKDVLVTPHRHEGFESALPLGTAWSVDELSGLRNRANDAGLRLYAVEKMPIPLYEILLNDGDRQAQLDVITETIRNMGAAGIHVLGYSGHPPDGAVRTTREYAVRGGSKASAFDIDDLETVSRSELQRDVTEAEMWDRYEEFLAEVIPVAEDAGVKLGVHPSDPPVEELFGIPLLFRNFENFERALSIHSSENHGLKLCLGCWSEMGEDIPEVIRHFGDEHDIIYVHFRDVVGTVPKFYETFVDDADGNFDEYEVIQALGEVGFSGVMTPDHVPLMEGETDWEFGSTLGRSYTVGYLKGMLKSI, encoded by the coding sequence ATGGCGTTCTTGAACTCCCTGACAAAACCTTTAAGTAGGATTATCGGTTTGGAAGGGACAATGCCGACAACGACCAGTCTCAACGACCAAACCGAGAATATCCAAACGGATCCTGAAGAGATGCGTGTCGCTATCGGCACGTACAAACCAGCGACAGACGACTTCCTCCGATTTGCCTCACAACTCGGCGTGAAGGACGTGCTAGTAACTCCTCATCGACATGAGGGATTCGAATCGGCACTCCCGCTTGGGACGGCGTGGTCGGTAGACGAGCTTAGCGGACTTCGGAACCGAGCGAACGACGCAGGCCTCCGGCTGTATGCCGTGGAGAAGATGCCGATTCCCCTGTACGAGATTCTTCTGAACGATGGAGATCGCCAAGCACAACTTGATGTCATCACGGAGACTATCAGGAACATGGGTGCCGCGGGAATCCACGTGCTCGGGTACAGCGGACATCCACCCGATGGTGCAGTTCGAACCACTCGCGAATACGCCGTTCGAGGCGGTTCGAAGGCGTCTGCATTTGATATTGACGATCTCGAGACAGTATCCCGAAGTGAGCTCCAACGCGACGTCACAGAGGCGGAGATGTGGGACCGTTACGAAGAGTTTCTCGCGGAAGTGATTCCCGTCGCAGAGGACGCCGGCGTGAAGCTCGGCGTCCATCCGAGTGACCCACCAGTCGAGGAACTGTTCGGAATTCCATTGCTCTTCCGAAACTTTGAGAACTTTGAGCGCGCGCTCAGTATACATTCGAGCGAAAATCACGGCTTAAAGCTATGTCTCGGCTGCTGGTCGGAGATGGGCGAAGATATTCCGGAGGTGATTCGACACTTCGGAGATGAACACGATATAATCTATGTCCACTTCCGAGATGTCGTCGGAACTGTTCCCAAGTTCTACGAAACGTTCGTTGACGACGCGGACGGAAACTTTGACGAGTACGAGGTTATACAGGCGCTCGGTGAAGTTGGATTCTCGGGTGTGATGACGCCCGATCACGTTCCACTGATGGAGGGAGAGACTGACTGGGAGTTCGGAAGTACGCTCGGTCGATCCTACACTGTCGGCTACCTCAAGGGAATGCTTAAGTCGATCTGA